One region of Aminobacterium colombiense DSM 12261 genomic DNA includes:
- a CDS encoding ATP-binding protein: MLEDFSQHVLDIAENSINAGATWVDIRITEDCAGGWLYFEVKDNGKGMDGDTLLAVTDPFYTSRTTRRVGLGIPFLKQLAELCDGEFEIESAPGKGTRVWASFRYDHIDRPPLGNMPASLISLLIAHPDVQLVYCHSFNEKKFIFDSFELNRVLGNIKEVQNPAIACWLQDYFEENIETLKHHCE; this comes from the coding sequence GTGTTAGAAGACTTTTCTCAACACGTATTAGATATAGCAGAAAATAGCATTAATGCGGGAGCAACATGGGTGGATATACGAATAACAGAAGACTGCGCGGGGGGGTGGCTATATTTCGAGGTAAAGGATAACGGGAAAGGAATGGATGGGGACACATTGCTCGCTGTAACAGACCCTTTTTATACGAGTCGAACTACAAGGAGAGTAGGATTGGGAATACCTTTTTTAAAACAACTTGCCGAGTTATGCGATGGAGAGTTTGAAATAGAGTCTGCGCCTGGCAAGGGCACTCGGGTGTGGGCAAGTTTCCGCTATGACCATATTGACCGTCCACCGCTTGGGAATATGCCAGCATCGCTCATTTCCCTTCTTATTGCTCATCCTGATGTTCAGCTTGTTTACTGTCATTCCTTTAATGAGAAGAAATTCATTTTTGATAGTTTTGAATTAAATAGAGTTCTTGGGAACATTAAAGAAGTTCAAAATCCAGCAATAGCTTGCTGGCTTCAAGATTACTTTGAGGAAAACATTGAAACTTTAAAGCACCATTGCGAGTGA
- a CDS encoding formate/nitrite transporter family protein codes for MNYKSPLEMAKMACAASQTKTSWNHRQILLLGILGGAYISLGGWLMTCVTYDLPGGIAKFMAGAVFSVGLMLVVIGGAELFTGNCMMPLGALVGCTPMKKIFIAWTWVYFANFLGGLIVVFLLYNTGLWEGPIGVKTLHIAAAKMSLPFGQAFFRGILCNWLVTIAVWLSMASTDVTGKIWAIFFPIMAFVASGFEHCVANMYFLPMGLLLKRVPSLLQAAQLSDAQLQVMNLGGLVKNLIPVTLGNIVGGVLFIAVFYFFIFKEKLLASD; via the coding sequence ATGAATTACAAGTCGCCCTTGGAGATGGCGAAAATGGCCTGTGCGGCCTCACAGACGAAGACGTCGTGGAATCATAGACAAATACTTTTACTTGGTATTCTTGGGGGAGCCTACATTTCTTTAGGCGGATGGCTTATGACCTGTGTGACCTATGATCTGCCAGGTGGTATAGCAAAGTTTATGGCAGGAGCGGTTTTTTCCGTAGGCCTTATGCTTGTAGTCATTGGGGGTGCTGAGCTTTTTACGGGCAATTGCATGATGCCCCTTGGGGCTCTGGTGGGGTGTACCCCTATGAAAAAGATTTTCATAGCCTGGACCTGGGTCTATTTTGCTAATTTTTTGGGGGGACTTATCGTTGTTTTTCTTCTTTACAACACGGGATTATGGGAAGGACCTATAGGTGTAAAGACTCTTCATATTGCAGCAGCTAAAATGAGCCTGCCCTTCGGTCAGGCCTTTTTCAGAGGAATCCTCTGCAACTGGCTGGTAACTATTGCCGTATGGTTGAGCATGGCTTCTACAGATGTGACAGGGAAGATATGGGCTATTTTCTTTCCCATAATGGCTTTTGTGGCTTCTGGTTTTGAACACTGCGTTGCGAACATGTACTTTTTACCTATGGGGCTTCTTCTTAAAAGAGTTCCGTCCCTTCTGCAAGCAGCCCAGCTTTCTGATGCACAGCTGCAGGTGATGAATTTAGGAGGGCTTGTAAAGAACCTCATCCCTGTAACTTTAGGGAATATTGTGGGTGGAGTTCTATTCATAGCCGTATTCTATTTCTTCATCTTTAAGGAGAAACTTCTGGCTTCAGATTAG
- a CDS encoding HAD family hydrolase: MKTIYTPFWHPIESAGFILDWDGVLADTNLDFSGIRTKYFNGEPAPLIEGMTALSEERKKELWQDIYSLEMNGAEQAVPVEKSIEFVKWLNDHNIPWAVVSRNCMDSIRRAAERIDFPLPPKVFSRDNGPVKPDPEALWLAAEEIGVPAEQCVMVGDFVYDLIGARRAGMRAVLVERPRVEWQHWADAIYPTMNDFLKSLNSPAPLVPWEYSSLEKQKGKGWLEKAWKLLVQIPDDVPDICNYCEEVARLGVGTLICTPSVKLSVQQWRIWPGLAPSFLDIDQVSVIQKTLKQRYPLVTVKEGSEGIRLSESMDSIERELEEKIK; this comes from the coding sequence ATGAAAACAATCTACACTCCTTTTTGGCATCCTATAGAGAGTGCGGGGTTTATTCTCGACTGGGATGGAGTTCTCGCCGACACCAATCTTGATTTTTCAGGAATCCGCACAAAATACTTCAATGGCGAGCCAGCTCCCCTGATTGAAGGAATGACAGCCCTCTCGGAAGAAAGAAAAAAGGAACTTTGGCAAGACATCTATTCCCTTGAAATGAATGGCGCTGAACAGGCTGTTCCTGTTGAAAAATCCATAGAGTTCGTAAAGTGGCTTAACGACCATAATATCCCCTGGGCAGTAGTTTCGAGGAACTGCATGGATTCAATTCGCCGCGCTGCGGAGAGAATAGATTTTCCACTTCCGCCAAAAGTTTTTAGCCGTGACAATGGGCCTGTGAAACCTGATCCGGAGGCACTCTGGCTTGCAGCTGAAGAGATAGGGGTTCCTGCGGAACAATGTGTTATGGTGGGAGACTTTGTTTATGACCTTATCGGTGCGCGGCGGGCCGGAATGCGGGCTGTGCTCGTTGAGCGTCCCCGGGTGGAATGGCAGCATTGGGCTGATGCAATATATCCCACCATGAATGATTTTTTAAAGAGCCTGAATTCCCCAGCTCCCCTCGTTCCCTGGGAGTACTCCTCCCTCGAAAAGCAAAAAGGGAAGGGATGGCTGGAGAAAGCGTGGAAACTCTTGGTTCAGATTCCCGATGATGTACCTGATATTTGCAATTACTGCGAAGAAGTAGCTCGTCTTGGAGTTGGAACTCTTATTTGCACTCCCAGTGTGAAGCTCTCCGTTCAGCAATGGAGGATCTGGCCTGGGCTGGCGCCATCCTTTCTTGACATAGACCAGGTGTCGGTGATCCAAAAAACCCTTAAACAGCGCTACCCTCTCGTAACTGTAAAGGAAGGAAGCGAGGGCATTCGTCTTTCGGAGAGTATGGATTCCATAGAACGGGAATTGGAGGAAAAGATTAAATGA
- a CDS encoding replication-associated recombination protein A — protein MISQTQWERPLADRMRPSSLDDFVGQNHLLAPGTPLRQILQSGKVPSCVLYGPPGVGKTTLVRLMAMVTERSLLEINAVSAKVSELRDLVEEAKNLKILSGSAAIAFVDEIYHFNKSQQNALLPSVEKGDIILVGTTTENPWFEINKTLLSRLVVFQLKPLAEEDLVQILYKALKDEEKGLGALKLAVSEDVITVLAKMAGGDARQALTRLELLASSVAASGAAELTMAHVDRLIPSASIRFDPKADDHYAIISALIKSMRGSDPDAALYWLARLIEGGEDIRFICRRLMIFAAEDVGLADPQALQIAAAASYAADMTGLPEARIILSEAVIYLAASPKSNSAYLAIDNATQSIKKGNLQEVPNHLKPGGTGYIYPHDDPRHWVPQKYVTSPQRFYFPGNLGRERAFHERLKRFWRRFSREQEN, from the coding sequence ATGATATCCCAAACCCAGTGGGAAAGACCTCTAGCGGATCGGATGCGCCCTTCCTCTCTCGATGATTTCGTAGGACAAAATCATCTTCTTGCCCCGGGAACTCCCTTGCGGCAAATTCTTCAAAGCGGCAAGGTCCCAAGCTGTGTGCTGTATGGTCCGCCGGGGGTTGGAAAAACGACTCTCGTTCGGCTTATGGCCATGGTAACTGAACGGAGTCTGCTCGAAATTAACGCAGTTTCAGCCAAGGTTTCAGAGTTGCGAGATCTTGTAGAAGAAGCTAAAAATCTCAAGATTCTAAGCGGATCGGCAGCAATCGCCTTTGTAGATGAAATTTACCACTTCAATAAAAGCCAGCAAAACGCCCTCCTTCCTTCAGTAGAGAAGGGGGATATCATTCTCGTTGGAACTACCACAGAAAACCCCTGGTTCGAAATTAATAAAACCCTTCTTTCCCGTCTCGTTGTCTTTCAGCTTAAGCCTCTAGCGGAGGAAGACTTGGTACAGATTCTTTATAAAGCACTTAAAGACGAAGAAAAAGGGTTGGGGGCTCTCAAACTTGCTGTATCAGAAGATGTTATCACAGTCTTGGCGAAGATGGCAGGCGGGGATGCCAGACAGGCTTTAACACGCCTTGAACTCTTAGCGTCATCGGTGGCCGCTTCAGGGGCCGCAGAACTTACCATGGCCCATGTAGACAGGCTTATTCCATCCGCTTCCATTCGTTTTGATCCTAAGGCAGACGATCATTATGCCATTATTTCAGCACTTATCAAAAGTATGCGGGGTTCTGATCCTGATGCGGCTCTCTACTGGCTTGCCCGTCTTATTGAGGGGGGCGAAGACATTCGCTTCATTTGCCGCCGCCTCATGATTTTTGCTGCGGAAGATGTAGGTCTTGCTGATCCCCAGGCTTTGCAGATTGCCGCTGCCGCATCATATGCTGCCGATATGACAGGGCTTCCAGAAGCCAGGATCATTCTTTCTGAAGCTGTCATTTATTTAGCGGCATCGCCAAAGAGCAACAGCGCATACCTGGCGATAGACAACGCAACACAATCAATTAAGAAGGGGAATCTGCAGGAAGTTCCTAATCATCTTAAGCCTGGAGGAACGGGGTATATCTATCCTCATGACGACCCACGACACTGGGTTCCTCAAAAATATGTCACGTCACCCCAGCGTTTTTATTTTCCAGGGAATTTGGGGAGGGAAAGAGCTTTTCATGAGCGCCTGAAGAGATTTTGGCGCCGTTTTTCCAGAGAGCAGGAAAACTAA
- a CDS encoding GntR family transcriptional regulator, whose amino-acid sequence MDQNTLTPATNQGLRQIVYEKLKDAIVNGVLKPGSKLSEIELAEQLAVSRTPVREAIRQLSQTGLITLTPRRGAFVTLPSLKDASDLYELRQALEIIAIENVCENPPIKDLKLFREIFSAMSGQTSHEEYLTEDRRFHCFLYECSGNKYLHKTLNNIVDLINLCRPYSMQSDPTIMGVFLKGHLAIIDAVLHGDCKKAIAEMGSHIEDTKRSLLAFLRQHPGDYTSVEEE is encoded by the coding sequence ATGGACCAAAATACACTAACCCCAGCCACAAACCAGGGGTTGAGACAGATTGTTTATGAAAAGTTGAAAGACGCGATCGTAAATGGCGTTTTGAAACCAGGCTCTAAGCTTTCTGAGATAGAGCTTGCTGAACAGTTGGCTGTTTCCAGGACTCCGGTTCGAGAAGCTATTCGGCAATTGAGCCAAACTGGGCTTATCACCCTGACTCCTCGGAGAGGAGCTTTTGTCACTTTACCCTCTCTCAAGGATGCCTCTGATCTGTACGAACTGAGACAGGCACTAGAAATTATCGCCATAGAAAACGTATGCGAGAATCCTCCAATCAAGGATCTGAAGCTTTTTCGCGAAATTTTTTCTGCAATGTCCGGCCAAACATCCCACGAAGAATATCTGACTGAAGACCGCCGCTTTCACTGCTTCCTTTATGAGTGCAGCGGCAATAAGTATCTTCATAAAACACTCAACAACATTGTTGATTTGATCAATCTGTGCCGCCCCTACTCTATGCAATCCGACCCAACGATTATGGGTGTGTTCCTTAAAGGGCACCTCGCTATCATAGATGCCGTACTGCATGGCGACTGCAAGAAGGCTATAGCTGAAATGGGCAGCCATATCGAGGATACGAAACGAAGTCTTTTGGCTTTCCTGAGGCAACACCCTGGAGATTATACAAGCGTAGAAGAAGAATAA
- a CDS encoding cob(I)yrinic acid a,c-diamide adenosyltransferase, with product MAETWITTKGGDFGETSLGNGDRVPKDHLRVEVFGTIDECQAHVGMARALCEYEEICENLCWLEQQLGLLMGYLALFPGLPCPKIEALEAIIDKVGNVTERNFRFVRPGDSKAGAALHVARTVARRAERLAVKLFRSKELKEEGYSYINRLSDVIYALSLWYDHLARTQEEKSECRQ from the coding sequence GTGGCTGAAACCTGGATCACAACCAAGGGTGGAGATTTTGGTGAGACAAGTCTCGGGAATGGTGATCGGGTTCCTAAAGATCACCTCAGGGTAGAAGTTTTTGGAACCATTGATGAGTGCCAGGCCCATGTAGGGATGGCAAGGGCTCTCTGCGAATACGAAGAAATTTGTGAAAATCTCTGTTGGCTTGAACAGCAATTGGGGCTGTTAATGGGTTACTTAGCTCTTTTCCCCGGCCTACCCTGCCCAAAAATTGAAGCTCTTGAAGCAATTATAGATAAAGTGGGAAATGTAACAGAAAGGAATTTTCGTTTTGTCCGGCCCGGCGATTCGAAAGCAGGAGCCGCATTACACGTAGCAAGAACTGTCGCTCGAAGGGCAGAACGTTTAGCGGTGAAACTTTTCCGCTCAAAAGAATTAAAGGAAGAAGGATATTCCTATATTAACCGGCTTTCTGATGTTATTTATGCTCTCTCTCTCTGGTACGATCATCTGGCGCGAACGCAGGAAGAAAAAAGCGAATGTCGCCAGTAA
- a CDS encoding IclR family transcriptional regulator codes for MRPQKTKGASSIRKCLAVLDSFTWDNPHRTLTEIAEEINAPLPTASRITAVLCEEGFLDKCEGNLYQLGWKCYRMGAIFKASDPTKNVALPHMRKLRDTFNETVSLYQRKGIWRICCEQVSSTYPLKRFANPGDRFPLWAGAAGRCFLAYMALEEVDAVFDAAPEEVRLKRTILIDRATKVKDDGYATSIAEREPGVSSVSCPIFNFTGLPIACLTISGPSIRFTDDVVPRIILALLHESRELSIALGAPEELTVERKPTKFPHLQD; via the coding sequence ATGAGACCCCAAAAAACAAAAGGAGCCTCATCAATTCGTAAGTGTCTCGCCGTCTTAGACTCTTTTACCTGGGACAATCCCCATCGGACACTGACTGAAATAGCGGAAGAGATCAACGCACCACTGCCGACGGCTTCCCGTATCACTGCAGTGCTTTGTGAGGAGGGTTTTCTAGATAAATGTGAGGGAAACCTATACCAGCTTGGCTGGAAATGTTATCGTATGGGAGCAATTTTCAAGGCCAGCGATCCTACAAAAAATGTAGCTCTTCCACATATGCGGAAATTGAGGGATACATTCAACGAGACGGTTAGTTTATACCAGCGCAAAGGCATATGGCGCATATGCTGTGAACAGGTATCAAGTACCTATCCTCTCAAACGCTTTGCAAATCCCGGCGACCGTTTTCCCCTCTGGGCGGGAGCGGCAGGACGCTGTTTTCTGGCTTACATGGCTCTTGAGGAAGTGGATGCTGTATTTGATGCCGCACCTGAAGAAGTGCGCCTCAAGCGGACAATTCTTATAGATAGGGCAACTAAGGTAAAAGACGATGGGTATGCAACCAGTATTGCGGAAAGGGAACCCGGCGTCTCTTCAGTTTCTTGTCCCATATTTAATTTCACGGGACTTCCCATAGCCTGCCTAACCATTTCAGGACCCAGCATCCGATTTACAGACGACGTTGTTCCTCGCATCATCCTTGCCCTCCTTCATGAAAGCCGTGAACTATCTATCGCCCTTGGAGCCCCTGAAGAACTAACCGTAGAAAGAAAGCCCACGAAATTTCCTCATTTACAGGACTAA
- a CDS encoding isocitrate lyase/PEP mutase family protein translates to MKKSTILRQLLEKREALVVPGAHDVLSAKLIEKVGFKALQVSGFGLAATLLGLPDMAFLSFEEMRNFTRNIVDAVNIPVMADADTGFGNAINAMYVTEKLIKAGCASMNIEDQMFPKRCGHIEGKTIVPCDEMVLKIKACAKVRDELDPDFVINARTDSIAVSGIDEAIRRGNAYAEAGADMIFVEAPRTIEEIERAVKEIDALVSINFFDSIEGGKTPLLPVNQMKELGVARISVPVGSVFAAAKGVQNYLEAIKDDIAPDRKEVLFSFDEFKNIVGVPGFREQEKEYLPKFVD, encoded by the coding sequence GTGAAAAAATCTACTATTTTGCGTCAATTGCTTGAGAAGAGAGAGGCCCTTGTAGTTCCGGGCGCTCATGATGTTCTTTCCGCAAAGCTCATTGAAAAGGTTGGTTTTAAGGCGTTGCAGGTAAGTGGTTTTGGTTTGGCGGCCACGCTTCTTGGTTTGCCTGATATGGCTTTTCTTTCTTTTGAGGAAATGCGAAATTTCACCCGCAATATAGTTGACGCAGTGAATATTCCTGTAATGGCCGATGCAGACACTGGCTTTGGTAATGCGATCAATGCCATGTATGTTACCGAAAAGCTCATCAAAGCTGGTTGTGCCAGTATGAACATAGAAGATCAGATGTTTCCCAAACGATGTGGCCATATTGAAGGAAAAACTATTGTACCTTGTGATGAAATGGTTTTAAAAATCAAAGCCTGCGCCAAAGTTCGAGATGAACTTGATCCCGACTTTGTGATCAATGCCCGTACAGACTCTATTGCTGTTTCTGGCATTGACGAAGCCATTCGCCGCGGCAATGCTTACGCTGAGGCCGGCGCAGACATGATTTTTGTAGAGGCTCCTCGCACTATCGAAGAAATTGAGCGTGCCGTTAAAGAAATCGACGCCCTGGTGAGCATTAACTTCTTCGATAGCATCGAAGGTGGTAAAACTCCCCTTCTTCCCGTAAATCAGATGAAAGAGCTCGGAGTGGCTCGTATCAGCGTGCCGGTAGGATCGGTTTTTGCTGCGGCGAAGGGAGTTCAGAACTACCTTGAAGCCATTAAAGACGATATTGCTCCTGATCGAAAGGAAGTACTCTTCTCCTTTGACGAATTTAAAAATATCGTAGGAGTTCCCGGATTCCGCGAACAGGAAAAAGAATATCTTCCTAAATTTGTTGATTAA
- a CDS encoding RraA family protein — MKSPDMSIGFRVFTQRDLPPKDLVEKFKHIPAANIADGMNRSAAMASYIRLMTAPTECNMVGVALTVRARGGDNLMFHKALNMAEEGDVIVLSNEGDRSYALMGEMMALYARHKKVAGIVIEGPVRDVEALYSLGVPVYATGSTPGGPYKDGPGEVNVGISCGGIFVCPGDIIVGDADGVIVVPKGLARQCLEGGRRLLLNEEVKGPRLADGTGDRSWVEKTLDQKGCETIDGIWLP, encoded by the coding sequence TTGAAAAGTCCTGATATGAGTATTGGTTTTCGAGTCTTTACCCAGCGAGACCTTCCCCCGAAAGACCTGGTGGAGAAGTTTAAACATATTCCTGCAGCGAACATTGCAGACGGAATGAATCGTTCCGCTGCCATGGCTTCCTATATTCGTCTCATGACCGCACCAACGGAATGCAATATGGTGGGTGTGGCTCTGACAGTGCGTGCTCGTGGCGGGGACAACCTTATGTTCCATAAGGCTTTGAACATGGCAGAAGAGGGAGATGTAATTGTCCTCTCGAATGAAGGGGATCGAAGCTATGCTCTCATGGGGGAGATGATGGCTCTTTATGCCCGCCATAAAAAGGTGGCTGGAATAGTTATCGAAGGCCCGGTTCGTGATGTTGAAGCTCTGTATAGCCTGGGGGTACCGGTCTATGCTACAGGCTCTACGCCCGGCGGTCCTTATAAGGATGGCCCGGGAGAAGTTAATGTGGGAATTTCCTGTGGCGGCATCTTTGTCTGCCCCGGGGATATCATCGTTGGCGATGCCGATGGGGTCATAGTTGTTCCCAAGGGCCTGGCCCGACAATGTCTTGAAGGAGGCCGTCGCCTGCTTTTAAACGAAGAGGTTAAGGGTCCCCGACTGGCTGATGGCACAGGTGATCGTAGCTGGGTTGAAAAAACTCTCGACCAAAAAGGCTGCGAGACCATAGACGGTATATGGCTTCCCTAA
- a CDS encoding DUF1932 domain-containing protein, with protein MAELSLGFVGFGEVSFCISSGLRDEGLSGICAYDVVLGSGTLYEENLRKRANEANVILCDTPEELFRSCKVIVCAVQAPYAGHAAKSALSHMSAGSLYVDVTTAAPAEKERWEKEFQARSIYFADSAMMGPLTINRHKVPMIASGCGASLWQEKMVPLGMKIDVVKGPAGDGTRIKLVRSVFMKGLGALLVETFLLAHRSGLEDVVLKSISATVDQLPFEKTISRMLGADMIHAERRAHEVAESIALMETLRLKPVMAAATKERLELSAAMGLKDELAGLAPKTIEEACSVWDRKNYR; from the coding sequence GTGGCTGAATTATCTTTGGGTTTTGTAGGATTTGGAGAAGTTTCCTTTTGCATCTCTTCAGGACTCCGGGACGAAGGACTGTCAGGTATATGTGCCTACGATGTGGTGCTGGGAAGCGGGACACTCTACGAGGAAAACCTTCGTAAACGGGCCAATGAAGCCAATGTTATTCTTTGTGATACGCCAGAAGAGTTGTTCAGATCGTGTAAAGTGATTGTCTGTGCTGTTCAGGCTCCATATGCAGGCCATGCTGCCAAGTCTGCCCTTTCCCATATGTCGGCGGGATCTCTGTATGTTGACGTGACCACAGCTGCGCCTGCTGAGAAAGAACGCTGGGAAAAGGAATTTCAGGCCAGGAGCATTTACTTTGCAGATTCGGCTATGATGGGTCCTCTTACAATCAACAGGCATAAGGTGCCTATGATAGCCTCAGGCTGTGGTGCGAGTCTGTGGCAGGAGAAGATGGTTCCGCTGGGAATGAAGATCGATGTAGTAAAGGGGCCAGCAGGAGATGGAACACGGATAAAGCTGGTCCGTAGCGTTTTCATGAAAGGACTAGGCGCACTTCTAGTTGAAACTTTTCTCCTGGCCCATAGGAGCGGTCTGGAAGATGTTGTTCTTAAATCAATATCCGCTACGGTGGATCAGCTTCCTTTCGAAAAAACAATTTCTCGAATGCTTGGTGCCGATATGATCCATGCGGAACGCAGAGCCCACGAAGTGGCGGAATCCATTGCTTTAATGGAAACTCTCAGATTGAAACCTGTTATGGCTGCAGCAACGAAAGAAAGACTGGAGCTCTCCGCCGCAATGGGATTAAAAGATGAACTTGCAGGGTTAGCCCCGAAAACAATAGAAGAAGCTTGTTCTGTGTGGGATAGAAAAAATTACCGCTAG
- a CDS encoding TAXI family TRAP transporter solute-binding subunit, which produces MFRKSMVSALIAASLVFAVAGVSCAAEFARIGTSSVGGGFYLIGNTIAQLGNQEKNGINYTAVTGGSAKNLMALAKKDMEFGLAQSATVDEAWNGTGGFEGRALKQLRFVTAIYPMPAHILISGDGIESIADLKGKKIDYGPIGNGIDTNCRIVLGAYGIKDEDITIDRYGRSEVVEALQTGTVNGHIWLTTYPNAQITEMISKNVRLLSIDEEQRQTILKQCPFFASAVIPAGTYKGFDKDLPTIAAVGALITYADMSDEVIYKTVKMMYENSQFLKDRLPNYFANFSLENALNGCSMEVHPGALKYYKEAGLVK; this is translated from the coding sequence ATGTTTCGCAAAAGTATGGTCAGTGCTTTAATCGCAGCAAGTCTAGTATTTGCAGTTGCGGGAGTTTCCTGCGCCGCGGAATTTGCCCGAATCGGGACCAGCAGTGTTGGCGGTGGATTCTATCTCATAGGTAACACGATTGCTCAGCTGGGAAACCAGGAAAAGAATGGCATCAACTACACAGCTGTTACTGGCGGTTCTGCGAAGAATTTGATGGCGCTTGCCAAAAAAGACATGGAATTTGGCCTTGCACAGTCTGCAACAGTTGATGAAGCCTGGAACGGAACAGGCGGCTTTGAGGGGCGTGCCCTCAAGCAGCTTCGTTTTGTGACGGCGATCTACCCTATGCCCGCACATATCCTTATAAGTGGCGATGGGATCGAAAGTATTGCAGATCTCAAAGGGAAGAAGATAGACTACGGCCCAATTGGCAACGGCATCGATACAAACTGCCGTATTGTTCTTGGCGCTTATGGCATAAAGGATGAGGATATCACCATCGACCGTTATGGCCGCTCCGAGGTCGTAGAGGCCCTTCAGACAGGCACTGTTAATGGTCATATCTGGCTTACTACCTATCCCAACGCTCAGATTACAGAGATGATTTCCAAGAATGTGCGTCTTCTTTCTATCGATGAGGAACAGCGTCAAACAATTCTGAAACAATGCCCGTTCTTTGCCTCTGCTGTAATTCCTGCAGGCACCTACAAGGGATTCGATAAGGATCTACCTACAATTGCAGCTGTGGGAGCCTTGATAACCTATGCTGACATGAGCGACGAAGTTATCTACAAGACCGTTAAGATGATGTACGAGAACTCACAGTTCTTAAAAGATCGGCTTCCTAACTACTTTGCAAACTTCAGCCTTGAAAACGCTCTCAATGGTTGCTCTATGGAAGTTCACCCCGGAGCCCTTAAATACTATAAAGAAGCCGGTTTAGTTAAGTAA